The proteins below come from a single Corylus avellana chromosome ca3, CavTom2PMs-1.0 genomic window:
- the LOC132176638 gene encoding uncharacterized protein LOC132176638 produces MESNNARLKNKNKKNNEYKNRKMNRKSGLFLCFRPATMDGPVKRLPCPDGPSKPAFTYSAHVGGKEGMVFPKILPSDLAPVINKEEGDGGRREKSAICKLLRVLKAVLPRTSLRRAKRKRSSERNLGQSSSLRLETSNSMKEYLASNKQNNLSDDEKLRVNSRCHSAPFTSTGPSRSLPRRGDSFRSNSAGPEQRQQDTAEKHGNGGYGSNGGQYYCLLVICLLVLVFWGKIVAIFCTSTWFYLVPRSTRYVSPQDGKEFSGIAFEKYKQKVIMEGRVNHF; encoded by the exons ATGGAATCCAACAACGCCAGattaaaaaacaagaacaaaaagaataacGAGTACAAGAATCGCAAAATGAACAGAAAGAGTGGGCTCTTTCTGTGCTTTAGACCGGCCACCATGGACGGTCCGGTTAAAAGGTTGCCGTGTCCGGACGGACCGAGCAAACCGGCTTTCACTTACTCCGCTCATGTGGGAGGGAAGGAGGGCATGGTGTTCCCGAAGATATTGCCGTCGGATTTGGCACcggttataaataaagaagaaggcGACGGTGGCCGGAGAGAGAAAAGCGCTATCTGCAAGCTATTGAGGGTTTTGAAAGCGGTTTTGCCAAGGACGTCCTTG CGGCGGGCGAAGAGGAAGAGGAGCAGTGAAAGAAATCTTGGACAAAGCAGCTCTTTACGGTTAGAGACATCGAACTCGATGAAGGAATACCTGGCGTcgaataaacaaaataatttgtcCGATGATGAAAAACTCAGAGTTAATTCCCGTTGTCATTCTGCACCCTTCACTTCAACGGGCCCTTCGCGTTCTTTGCCCAGAAGAGGCGACTCGTTTAGATCAAATTCAGCAGGGCCTGAACAGAGACAGCAGGATACTGCCGAAAAGCACGGAAATGGAGGTTATGGTTCTAATGGCGGGCAGTATTACTGTTTGCTTGTTATTTgtcttttggttttggttttttgggGCAAGATTGTTGCTATTTTTTGTACTTCAACGTGGTTTTACTTGGTTCCTCGGAGCACCAGATACGTATCTCCACAAGATGGGAAGGAGTTTTCAGGGATTGCCTTTGAGAAGTATAAGCAGAAGGTCATCATGGAAGGACGTGTAAATCATTTTTGA
- the LOC132175456 gene encoding tRNA (guanine(37)-N1)-methyltransferase 1 — protein MVVTRLFLRIHSLPLTTLPPTLIFPKLPPLTVCLCYSTTTQALTQTRIHDPVLSYGPSLHKGTKPQPEHQQQEQRDDIIDEQSFTRVFDLAALRVPAKDCFALESRLRGHLLNWPRIRNIARVPGDEVDPEVIDLLGRQGQGLSTEEEEEEGNLVSLERRIYGKAEGDGDVLSPVLYRDKLARTFNSRGYVRFRNLARISRPNRKKKRKEEEEEMGGGNKGIGKNETALVEVVEGEEEGEELKGLLGDEFKGKTRKWKGSTRLLLLDERYAARDVEDLPEAIKAVLKEDMEESTESAFELVRCTLTLFYDYWQMNEILEGLLPKGIIVPSAFETVGHIIHLNLKEEHLPYKNLIAKVVLDKNKPKIQTVVNKIEAIHNDYRTMQLEVLAGNHSLVTTVVENGMRFHVDLTTVYWNSRLATERQRLLNGFTHHDVVCDVFSGVGPLAVSAAKIVKRVYANDLNPYAVEYLERNCVLNKVEKKLEVFNMDGRRFIQAIFASEKAKRITQVVMNLPNDAAEYLDAFRGIFRHRPKNGDFTFPMIHVYGFSKAQDPEFDFHERIRIALKEMAVDVEMRRVRLVAPGKYMLCASFVLPETVAFADSELDV, from the exons ATGGTCGTCACCAGGCTCTTCCTCAGAATTCACTCTCTTCCCCTCACCACACTCCCTCCAACACTCATCTTCCCCAAATTGCCCCCCCTCACAGTCTGTCTCTGCTACTCCACCACCACCCAAGCCCTAACCCAAACCCGAATTCATGACCCGGTCCTCTCTTACGGACCCTCCCTCCACAAAGGAACCAAACCGCAACCCGAACATCAACAACAAGAGCAACGAGATGACATAATCGACGAACAAAGCTTCACACGGGTCTTCGACCTCGCGGCGCTTCGTGTCCCCGCAAAAGACTGCTTTGCTCTCGAGAGTCGACTCCGAGGCCACCTCTTGAACTGGCCTCGCATTCGCAATATTGCCCGAGTCCCCGGCGATGAGGTCGACCCGGAGGTCATAGATCTATTAGGACGCCAAGGCCAAGGTTTAAGcactgaagaagaagaagaagaaggaaatctAGTCTCGTTGGAACGAAGAATTTACGGAAAAGCGGAGGGCGACGGCGACGTTTTGAGCCCGGTGTTGTACAGGGATAAGCTGGCCAGGACGTTTAATTCGCGAGGGTATGTGAGATTTAGGAATTTGGCGAGGATTTCGAGGCCGaataggaagaagaagaggaaggaggaggaggaggagatgggTGGGGGCAATAAGGGAATTGGGAAGAATGAGACTGCTTTGGTGGAGGTTGTGGAGGGAGAGGAGGAAGGGGAGGAATTGAAGGGTTTGTTGGGGGATGAGTTTAAGGGGAAGACGAGGAAGTGGAAGGGTTCGACGAGGTTGTTGCTTTTGGACGAGCGGTATGCGGCGAGGGACGTGGAGGACTTGCCAGAGGCAATCAAG GCTGTATTGAAAGAAGATATGGAGGAAAGTACAGAATCAGCTTTTGAGCTCGTTAGATGCACGCTGACATTGTTTTATGATTACTGGCAGATGAATGAG ATATTGGAGGGCTTGCTACCAAAGGGTATAATAGTTCCATCAGCTTTTGAAACAGTTGGGCATATTATTCACCTGAACCTGAAGGAAGAACATCTACCGTACAAGAATCTTATAGCAAAG GTTGTTCTGGACAAAAATAAGCCAAAGATACAGACAGTTGTCAACAAGATTGAAGCCATTCATAATGACTACAGAACAATGCAGCTGGAAGTTTTAGCTGGAAACCACTCTCTTGTGACAACAGTAGTTGAGAATGGAATGCGATTTCATGTTGATTTAACAACAGT gtattggaattcaaggcttgCTACCGAAAGACAAAGGCTTCTGAATGGCTTTACTCACCATGATGTTGTTT GCGATGTTTTCTCTGGGGTTGGTCCACTAGCTGTATCGGCTGCAAAGATAGTAAAACGTGTTTATGCTAATGATCTGAACCCATATGCGGTTGAATATTTAGAAAGGAATTGTGTGCTCAACAAAGTTGAGAAGAAACTTGAG GTCTTTAACATGGACGGGAGGAGGTTCATCCAGGCCATATTTGCAAGTGAGAAAGCTAAGCGCATCACACAAGTGGTTATGAATCTGCCAAATGATGCTGCAGAGTATCTAG ATGCATTCAGGGGAATATTCAGACATAGACCGAAGAATGGAGATTTCACGTTCCCAATGATCCATGTTTATGGATTCTCTAAAGCTCAAGATCCAGAGTTTGACTTTCATGAG CGAATAAGAATTGCATTGAAAGAGATGGCAGTTGATGTAGAAATGCGAAGAGTACGCCTTGTTGCGCCAGGAAAATATATGCTATGCGCATCATTTGTCCTCCCTGAAACGGTAGCATTTGCAGATAGTGAACTAGATGTGTAA
- the LOC132176426 gene encoding protein SPOROCYTELESS, with protein MDTHPLLLMAAMEETKPESAKTRGRKPGRGQNQKKPPQRGLGVATLERLRLQERWNKMTGIPNVQPTNQLPVPQRLSRTPAVPFTDQVVSVPVQYGAPVLYGAPSPVVNGCGGLVAQRVGNGGGFGGLCYGGSSGMGGTLVMVDRVGMDPYGGTGDPDPRVLVGTVFEASKELSSMPKMYSGPHRCDVCSKKKRGHGGNIGLNGGRDKYTEISPINGSNFPGPNLQNIPIFTGETGNFGPRAASHGEGVEVVAVHRRASNCSRGSGGSVLMEYEFFPEKRGTSSEGHEFPTEASDAVGSEASNYLPSTAYISTSSSVDLSLKLSY; from the exons ATGGATACTCATCCACTGCTCCTAATGGCCGCCATGGAGGAAACCAAACCCGAATCGGCAAAAACCCGAGGGAGAAAGCCCGGCAGAGGACAAAACCAGAAAAAACCACCCCAGAGAGGACTAGGTGTGGCTACACTTGAGCGCCTCAGGCTCCAAGAACGCTGGAATAAAATGACCGGAATACCCAACGTTCAGCCCACCAACCAGCTCCCCGTTCCTCAGCGTTTGTCCCGGACGCCAGCGGTGCCCTTCACCGACCAGGTTGTGTCTGTTCCGGTACAGTACGGTGCACCGGTACTCTATGGTGCACCTTCACCGGTTGTTAATGGCTGTGGGGGTCTGGTGGCTCAGAGGGTTGGAAATGGAGGTGGGTTTGGTGGGTTGTGCTATGGTGGGTCTTCTGGGATGGGAGGGACGTTGGTGATGGTGGATCGGGTTGGGATGGATCCGTATGGTGGGACTGGAGACCCGGATCCGAGAGTTTTGGTTGGGACTGTGTTTGAGGCCTCGAAAGAGCTCTCTTCAATGCCAAAGATGTACTCAGGGCCTCACCGCTGTGATGTCTGCTCCAAG AAAAAGCGAGGCCATGGGGGAAATATAGGGCTTAATGGGGGCAGAGACAAGTATACTGAGATATCTCCAATCAATGGCTCTAATTTTCCCGGACCGAATCTGCAAAACATCCCAATCTTCACCGGTGAAACCGGCAATTTTGGTCCCAGAGCAGCGAGCCATGGCGAG GGTGTAGAGGTGGTGGCAGTTCACAGGAGGGCATCAAATTGTTCAAGGGGTAGTGGCGGAAGCGTTTTGATGGAATATGAGTTTTTCCCTGAGAAAAGGGGCACTTCTTCCGAGGGGCATGAATTTCCTACAGAAGCTTCGGATGCTGTGGGTAGTGAAGCTTCTAATTATCTTCCTTCTACTGCTTATATTTCCACTTCTAGTTCTGTTGATTTGTCTCTCAAGCTTTCATATTAG
- the LOC132174785 gene encoding universal stress protein PHOS32, protein MHPQNHQTQYDSSLDPDHPQLPTIKIHHPASPRHHSATSAATPTPTAGARRKIGVAVDLSDESAYAVRWAVNHYIRPGDAVILLHVSPTSVLFGADWGSIDHSISPADVDDSHGVVSSTGTKVPEQKLVDDFDAFTASKAADIARPLREAQIPYKIHIVKDHDMRERLCLEVERLGLNAVIMGSRGFGAARRGSDGRLGSVSDYCVHHCVCPVVVVRYPEDKDAGDGADAGARAVAVVKQPEEGEEERNDRKDA, encoded by the exons ATGCATCCCCAAAACCACCAAACTCAATACGACTCCTCACTTGACCCAGACCATCCTCAGCTCCCAACCATCAAAATTCATCACCCGGCCTCCCCTCGCCACCATTCTGCCACGTCGGCGGCCACTCCGACGCCCACCGCCGGGGCCCGCCGCAAGATTGGAGTGGCAGTCGATCTCTCGGACGAGTCGGCCTACGCCGTGCGCTGGGCCGTGAATCACTACATACGACCCGGCGACGCCGTGATCCTCCTTCATGTCAGTCCCACTTCGGTCCTCTTCGGGGCCGACTGGGGCTCCATTGACCACTCGATCTCCCCCGCCGATGTGGACGACAGCCACGGCGTTGTCTCCTCCACGGGCACCAAGGTGCCTGAGCAGAAGCTGGTGGACGACTTCGACGCGTTCACTGCTTCGAAGGCCGCCGATATCGCGAGGCCGCTGAGGGAGGCGCAGATCCCGTACAAGATCCACATCGTGAAGGACCACGACATGAGGGAGAGGCTGTGCCTGGAGGTCGAGAGACTCGGCCTGAATGCGGTGATCATGGGGAGCAGGGGGTTCGGTGCGGCGCGCCGCGGCAGCGACGGTAGACTCGGCAGCGTCAGCGACTACTGTGTCCACCACTGCGTCTGTCCTGTCGTCGTGGTGCGGTACCCCGAAGACAAGGACGCCGGCGACGGCGCCGATGCTGGTGCCCGAGCTGTGGCGGTCGTGAAGCAGCCGGAAGAGGGAGAGGAGGAGAGGAACGATCGGAAAG ATGCTTAG
- the LOC132175012 gene encoding protein transport protein SEC7 — protein MKGCELCGNAARMYCEADQASLCWDCDEKVHCANFLVARHSRSLLCHVCQSPTQWNASGPKLTLTVSVCDGCVESHRRSVCDGKDEVVVLSDDGGHDDEDDDDDGEYSFAGYEDEDEDEDEDEDEDEEGENQVVPWSGTSSEPPPPPASSSGSEEDGEAELSTAFSALKRARESTDLDSDDEIGCSSVRMASGASASEEASSSGSTRATKQRRIADAIQPEGAREESRSTAIISTLRRIQNDKIVNGDNAAATVLGICKLSRDHSR, from the exons atgaaGGGGTGCGAGCTGTGTGGGAATGCGGCGAGGATGTACTGCGAGGCGGACCAGGCTAGCTTGTGCTGGGACTGCGACGAGAAGGTGCACTGCGCGAACTTTCTGGTTGCGAGGCACTCCAGGAGCCTGCTCTGCCATGTGTGCCAGTCTCCGACTCAGTGGAATGCCTCGGGGCCCAAGCTCACTCTCACCGTTTCAGTCTGCGACGGCTGTGTCGAGAGCCACCGCAGATCGGTATGCGACGGTAAGGATGAGGTTGTAGTGCTGAGCGATGATGGTGGtcatgatgatgaagatgatgatgatgatggagaaTATAGTTTTGCTGGGtatgaggatgaggatgaggatgaggatgaggacGAGGATGAGGATGAAGAGGGAGAGAATCAGGTGGTTCCCTGGTCTGGTACTTCTTCGGAGCCTCCGCCGCCGCCGGCAAGTTCTTCTGGTAGCGAGGAGGACGGGGAGGCGGAGCTGTCGACTGCTTTTTCGGCATTGAAGCGGGCGCGAGAGAGTACAGATCTCGATTCAGAT GATGAGATCGGGTGCTCCTCTGTTAGAATGGCCTCTGGAGCATCAGCCAGTGAGGAAGCGAGCTCTTCGGGCTCAACCAGAGCTACTAAGCAGCGAAGAATCGCCGATGCGATCCAACCAGAGGGAGCCCGAGAAGAGTCAAGATCGACGGCGATCATAAGCACGCTCAGACGTATCCAAAACGACAAGATCGTGAACGGTGACAACGCGGCCGCTACAGTTCTTGGGATTTGCAAGCTGAGCAGAGACCACAGCCGCTGA